A region of Necator americanus strain Aroian chromosome I, whole genome shotgun sequence DNA encodes the following proteins:
- a CDS encoding hypothetical protein (NECATOR_CHRI.G1774.T3), with amino-acid sequence MWRSTLSTQRVACTAIEWRVLEADPPIDSAVSLRCYALRSVSAIAICPLEYVPELRLCRVYPSWGALCVQARATREVKTSSKKHVFCDFCKQLKAQSAKISASKLVSTHKSIDDDCKCNEMQPGLYDIETEMCTPEIDDIKDYIPPEIQSNILDKRPISMFITVYLMDLEPRNESYLSAFGRAILQRRMAQSTVACFLLGIDVKLALPQFN; translated from the exons ATGTGGCGTTCAACTCTCTCAACGCAACGCGTCGCCTGCACCGCTATCGAATGGCGGGTGCTCGAGGCAGATCCGCCAATCGACAGCGCTGTTTCGCTGCGCTGCTACGCTCTTCGAAGCGTCAGCGCCATCGCCATCTGCCCACTTGAATACGTTCCAGAATTG CGCTTATGCCGTGTTTATCCGTCATGGGGTGCACTTTGTGTTCAGGCGCGTGCCACTCGAGAGGTTAAAACATCATCTAAGAAACA cGTGTTCTGTGACTTCTGCAAGCAGTTGAAGGCTCAGTCAGCAAAAATATCGGCTTCAAAGTTGGTTTCAACTCACAAAAGCATCGATGACGATTGCAA ATGCAATGAAATGCAACCCGGACTCTACGATATCGAAACAGAAATGTGCACTCCTGAAATCGATGACATCAAGGATTACATCCCTCCTGAGATTCAATCCAATATTCTGGATAAACGACCT ATCTCTATGTTCATCACTGTTTATCTGATGGATCTCGAACCCAGAAACGAGTCGTACCTCTCAGCGTTCGGTCGCGCTATTCTGCAGAGGAG AATGGCACAAAGCACGGTTGCATGTTTCCTTCTTGGAATTGATGTGAAGCTTGCTCTACCTCAATTCAACTGA
- a CDS encoding hypothetical protein (NECATOR_CHRI.G1775.T1), protein MECTQGNRKAAASTMSLANCHGMVTRSKTRAQKCMENSAGTQKAPLSEDECHLDDELKVIAKKEPVTEELTCEQKHIDKQQAKKEGPNCELQAEDDKKVELTSKTVQGLLAYNGSPTQLSGELEDFAGRELASEELDCGLEPTDRKEAKSGKVPCEQETFKEELKSEDDKMAQSVPYSLDELKKDLSRIVYLKRVIGQLKACIEMADYLCQNLEQTNVERLAQLEESVTEKEHKF, encoded by the exons ATGGAATGCACTCAAGGAAACAGAAAGGCCGCTGCCTCCACTATGTCGTTAGCTAATTGTCATGGGATGGTGACACGTTCGAAGACGAGAGCTCAAAAATGTATGGAGAATTCGGCCGGTACACAGAAAGCTCCTCTGAGCGAAGATGAG TGTCATCTCGACGACGAACTTAAAGTTATCGCTAAAAAGGAACCAGTGACTGAGGAACTTACATGCGAACAAAAACATATTGATAAACAGCAAGCGAAAAAGGAGGGACCCAACTGCGAACTACAAGCTGAGGACGACAAG AAGGTTGAACTTACTTCGAAAACGGTACAAGGATTGCTTGCGTATAACGGTTCGCCTACGCAGCTCAGCGGTGAACTCGAAGATTTTGCTGGAAGGGAACTAGCAAGTGAGGAGCTCGACTGTGGATTAGAACCCACTGATAGAAAGGAAGCAAAAAGTGGAAAGGTTCCTTGTGAACAAGAAACttttaaagaagaattgaaaagtGAAGACGACAAGATGGCCCAGTCAGTCCCCTAT agcTTGGACGAGCTGAAGAAGGATTTAAGTAGGATCGTATATTTGAAGAGAGTTATTGGTCAGCTCAAAGCTTGCATAGAGATG gcagaCTACCTTTGTCAGAACCTCGAGCAAACAAATGTTGAACGTCTTGCACAGTTGGAGGAAAGTGTTACCGAGAAGGAACACAAATTCTGA
- a CDS encoding hypothetical protein (NECATOR_CHRI.G1775.T2), whose product MCHLDDELKVIAKKEPVTEELTCEQKHIDKQQAKKEGPNCELQAEDDKKVELTSKTVQGLLAYNGSPTQLSGELEDFAGRELASEELDCGLEPTDRKEAKSGKVPCEQETFKEELKSEDDKMAQSVPYSLDELKKDLSRIVYLKRVIGQLKACIEMADYLCQNLEQTNVERLAQLEESVTEKEHKF is encoded by the exons ATG TGTCATCTCGACGACGAACTTAAAGTTATCGCTAAAAAGGAACCAGTGACTGAGGAACTTACATGCGAACAAAAACATATTGATAAACAGCAAGCGAAAAAGGAGGGACCCAACTGCGAACTACAAGCTGAGGACGACAAG AAGGTTGAACTTACTTCGAAAACGGTACAAGGATTGCTTGCGTATAACGGTTCGCCTACGCAGCTCAGCGGTGAACTCGAAGATTTTGCTGGAAGGGAACTAGCAAGTGAGGAGCTCGACTGTGGATTAGAACCCACTGATAGAAAGGAAGCAAAAAGTGGAAAGGTTCCTTGTGAACAAGAAACttttaaagaagaattgaaaagtGAAGACGACAAGATGGCCCAGTCAGTCCCCTAT agcTTGGACGAGCTGAAGAAGGATTTAAGTAGGATCGTATATTTGAAGAGAGTTATTGGTCAGCTCAAAGCTTGCATAGAGATG gcagaCTACCTTTGTCAGAACCTCGAGCAAACAAATGTTGAACGTCTTGCACAGTTGGAGGAAAGTGTTACCGAGAAGGAACACAAATTCTGA
- a CDS encoding hypothetical protein (NECATOR_CHRI.G1776.T2) → MQRFTTAMFETPPTLVGINSRCPHKSSPLLAPLFLIMTEEKAVNIKLYHRLLPRFVISYKDKDELYEELLRGIQKVECSKGKLYWFDCDSNHAVINYADDLIDAAQGDIKLLMEAADQNESKEGSEFEVIQCDEEKMASKPRIPSPYEVNAIPKSQNGSRSEEFTDENLHQPSRACHEHHKHVFYGDLPLAWNFAMDPRFTPWPFFYYIPMSTDNCHSERNCCHCRCHYQRDSFD, encoded by the coding sequence ATGCAACGTTTCACAACAGCGATGTTCGAAACCCCGCCCACCTTAGTGGGTATAAACTCGCGCTGCCCTCATAAAAGTTCACCCTTATTAGCTCCTCTGTTCCTCATCATGACCGAGGAGAAGGCCGTCAACATCAAGCTTTATCATCGCCTGCTCCCACGATTTGTAATCTCCTACAAGGATAAGGACGAACTCTATGAGGAATTACTTAGAGGGATTCAGAAAGTTGAATGTTCCAAAGGGAAGCTCTACTGGTTTGATTGCGACAGCAATCACGCCGTGATCAACTATGCTGATGACTTAATTGATGCCGCTCAAGGAGACATAAAGTTGCTAATGGAAGCCGCTGACCAGAATGAGTCCAAGGAGGGCTCCGAATTTGAAGTAATCCAGTgtgatgaggaaaaaatggcGTCGAAACCTCGAATTCCCAGTCCTTATGAAGTAAACGCCATACCCAAAAGCCAGAATGGGTCAAGAAGTGAAGAATTTACTGATGAGAATCTCCACCAGCCCTCAAGAGCTTGTCATGAGCATCACAAGCATGTTTTCTACGGTGACCTTCCACTCGCATGGAACTTTGCCATGGATCCGCGTTTCACACCCTGGCCTTTCTTCTATTACATACCTATGTCAACCGACAATTGCCATTCTGAAAGGAATTGCTGCCACTGTCGTTGTCATTACCAGAGAGACAGTTTTGactag
- a CDS encoding hypothetical protein (NECATOR_CHRI.G1776.T1) has translation MFETPPTLVGINSRCPHKSSPLLAPLFLIMTEEKAVNIKLYHRLLPRFVISYKDKDELYEELLRGIQKVECSKGKLYWFDCDSNHAVINYADDLIDAAQGDIKLLMEAADQNESKEGSEFEVIQCDEEKMASKPRIPSPYEVNAIPKSQNGSRSEEFTDENLHQPSRACHEHHKHVFYGDLPLAWNFAMDPRFTPWPFFYYIPMSTDNCHSERNCCHCRCHYQRDSFD, from the coding sequence ATGTTCGAAACCCCGCCCACCTTAGTGGGTATAAACTCGCGCTGCCCTCATAAAAGTTCACCCTTATTAGCTCCTCTGTTCCTCATCATGACCGAGGAGAAGGCCGTCAACATCAAGCTTTATCATCGCCTGCTCCCACGATTTGTAATCTCCTACAAGGATAAGGACGAACTCTATGAGGAATTACTTAGAGGGATTCAGAAAGTTGAATGTTCCAAAGGGAAGCTCTACTGGTTTGATTGCGACAGCAATCACGCCGTGATCAACTATGCTGATGACTTAATTGATGCCGCTCAAGGAGACATAAAGTTGCTAATGGAAGCCGCTGACCAGAATGAGTCCAAGGAGGGCTCCGAATTTGAAGTAATCCAGTgtgatgaggaaaaaatggcGTCGAAACCTCGAATTCCCAGTCCTTATGAAGTAAACGCCATACCCAAAAGCCAGAATGGGTCAAGAAGTGAAGAATTTACTGATGAGAATCTCCACCAGCCCTCAAGAGCTTGTCATGAGCATCACAAGCATGTTTTCTACGGTGACCTTCCACTCGCATGGAACTTTGCCATGGATCCGCGTTTCACACCCTGGCCTTTCTTCTATTACATACCTATGTCAACCGACAATTGCCATTCTGAAAGGAATTGCTGCCACTGTCGTTGTCATTACCAGAGAGACAGTTTTGactag
- a CDS encoding hypothetical protein (NECATOR_CHRI.G1777.T1) → MAEEKKTATIKIYRDNVPRITISYKNKKDLFKTFEKKLKELDLPPCEIYFADWDNERSIIKTADDLFGAVESNPNSKMYYRTFENKEPFTCLSSDEDDDEGEKELEKEDEPKPRSPSPARRRHRSRSVSYHGSRRHGPPSYDQMPWNFPPWSYMIDPRYGPMPFPPYLQPSSKSHRRRRERSHHCSCERLCRDFGNM, encoded by the coding sequence ATGGCCGAGGAAAAGAAGACCGCCACCATCAAGATCTACCGCGACAATGTGCCCCGAATCACCATCAGCTacaagaacaagaaggatCTTTTCAAGACCTTCGAGAAGAAACTGAAAGAACTCGATCTTCCTCCCTGTGAGATCTATTTTGCCGACTGGGACAACGAGCGCTCCATAATCAAAACTGCCGATGACCTTTTTGGAGCTGTGGAAAGCAACCCTAACTCAAAAATGTACTACCGCACTTTTGAGAACAAGGAACCGTTCACCTGTCTTAGCTCCGATGAGGACGACGATGAGGGTGAGAAGGAGCTTGAGAAAGAGGATGAGCCTAAGCCCCGCTCCCCTTCTCCCGCGCGCAGACGTCACCGCTCCAGATCGGTGTCCTACCATGGATCTCGTCGCCACGGTCCACCCTCATACGACCAGATGCCGTGGAATTTCCCTCCCTGGAGCTACATGATTGACCCAAGATACGGGCCAATGCCATTTCCTCCATATCTACAACCATCTTCCAAAAGCCATCGCCGCAGACGTGAGAGGAGCCATCACTGCAGCTGTGAACGCCTCTGCAGGGACTTCGGCAATATGTGA
- a CDS encoding hypothetical protein (NECATOR_CHRI.G1778.T1), translating into MSALLSQTSYPHIKTYAGLINGTATRSLYKTLVTHSCGTWWSVALPSLANEALTKAITPKRYLLFSKEDQYQSWVQLKKINEKIRFNMPRFKDSRTTVNTIRCFDSY; encoded by the exons atgagtgcattgctatcacaaacgagctatccccatatcaagacctatgcgggtttgaTCAACGGGACGGCCACGAGGTCcttatataaaacccttgtgactcatagttgtggaacgtggtggtctgttgcgttaccaagtctagctaatgag gctctgacgaaggcgataacgccaaAACGTTACCTGTTGTTTAgtaaagaagatcaataccaatcctgggtacagctcaagaaaatcaatgaaaaaatacgtttcaacatgccaagattcaaagacagtcgaacaacGGTCAATACAATTCGATGTTTTGATAGCTATTAG
- a CDS encoding hypothetical protein (NECATOR_CHRI.G1780.T3) codes for MISLKDHCSSFQSVSGLTAFPPRREMLRRLHLFATRFGCFTGRGISMSSSTSVSFVLGRQRCHWSPTFSTFASSTFYRRNVSTGRRPCSYLPVFGCRVMSTAAPLDKSLYILPNDSPVCQLDCTDAFNALTNRERQYAHYMGRASYDGALAVFLQVSPESAGLFATFYRLFKAESLDSLKAKALKSGFTDEEWEGFLVYVAGFYYNNGNYRGFGDSKIIPSVSAEKIDALVRSAEAGKSSPLFISTWEAVKPLVCSLEENQLHLGFGNKGVTCYHSENITKEDAEKIDRYLKAKHVESWNTRLFKDSEKRNGKTLYRIKLASSKTDGASEEEFEDFTVLTERGDYSPLMTRACAWLQKAEKSAANDNQKKMISKYIEHFTEGDIKHHKDGSRFWIKDVEPVIESYIGFIENYRDPAGTRSEFEGFVACVNKETSQKFKTLVQRAEEILKRLPWGKAYEKDHFLKPDFTALDVLAFASSGLPSGINIPNYDDIRQNEGFKNVSLGNVIAATPKQKMNFIDQEDEDLMHKYHKDSFEVQVGLHELLGHGSGKLFQRNKDGTFNFDKDTKDLITGERVSKWYEPGETWSSKFGPLSSAYEECRAEAVGYVLCCDKDILEIFGYKDEMAETVKYVNWLNEIRAGLLALEFYSPEAKKWGQAHCYARYVLTKVCLEAGQGFVSITECTGEDGKPDLKFKLDRTKIDSVGRPAVNAFLARLQAYKSTGDFEGGRKMFESYGNVSEQEVRWRDICVARRKPRRLFVQANTKMDDKGEVTLRTYDATAAGVIQSFVERYEPSAIDDLEQWLRNVGKCWRNRHEKGVFRALADLMVSQGKITYNTATNLCAKIRRKPSEFLEVTVYLQRENSFHRRRPALLGAAERIKFHVIALQETKCRRSDVRQMNDGTLVIRGEKVPSRNVGGVGFVVHPSVVHLVDSHEILSPRLAILRLRPLRQKSISIINCYSPTSAADDSELDAFYEELEEVVHNEKSFYKFVVGDFNAKLGKATEEEYRIGRFGLGDRNENGNRLAGLLSAARLFHGNSLFMKKDYRRWTWESPNGATRAEIDHILTNRRWCLLDVSVVPSFCSGSDHRLLRAKIRLSHTMEKNICYRQRRRKEVVYDDCVLEDSLSQGDWHIEEDPNVDYEMLLRGLRACAERASKSRTTNLDRISKTTKELLGRRRALRLDPNASHIERQKKILEAAQRRTSLKKCRRDLREYNIPLATLLSEDGTRTSSRREMEVITERFYSNLFRSSTPVSSPIIPSGDTPPRILPSEVRVAIKSMKPGTAPDLILYQQTFFGLKERIPDQWKTSRTVLIHKKGDREDLRNYRPICLLSVLYKVFTKIILTRISRTLDEAQPQEQAGFRQGGLPEYRLPLVLTFVDYEKALDSVETNAILSALVDQGVDASYVRTLANCYERCTTRIQLFHRPLTIPIGKGLPNRGNSVIRIPRTFYEHGKRLKEELNRRMRAAWAAFAAVREATDQLTDHDLRAHLFDSTVLPALCYAAETWADTAATSRKLLTTHRALERCLLKFNRRTQHLAGLRSSDLRGMSRLRDPAEYVSKAKHRWAGHIMRRIDDRWTKRTLEWIPRDAKRPRGRPPTRWSDVFAARMDQLRAQLDTAQGPRQRHSRSLRTSWMTMARERNEWKRCWGPHVE; via the exons ATGATATCTTTGAAAGACCACTGTAGCAGCTTCCAAAGCGTATCAG GGTTAACCGCCTTTCCGCCAAGAAGAGAAATGTTGAGGCGTTTGCATCTTTTTGCAACTCGTTTCGGTTGTTTTACGGGTCGTGGCATCTCAATGTCGTCATCCACTTCTGTTTCATTCGTGCTAGGACGACAACGATGTCACTGGTCGCCGACGTTTTCGACATTTGCATCATCAACGTTTTATCGTCGCAACGTATCTACAGGGAGAAGGCCTTG ttCATATCTGCCCGTTTTCGGTTGTCGCGTCATGAGTACAGCAGCACCTCTCGACAAATCACTTTACATTCTACCGAATGACTCGCCAGTTTGTCAACTTGACTGCACCGATGCTTTCAATG cctTGACTAATAGGGAACGGCAGTATGCTCATTACATGGGAAGAGCGTCGTATGATGGGGCGTTAGCAGTTTTTCTGCAG GTTTCACCTGAATCTGCGGGGCTTTTCGCAACGTTCTATAGGCTATTTAAAGCAGAGAGCTTGGACAGCCTGAAAG CAAAGGCTTTAAAATCCGGATTTACCGATGAGGAATGGGAGGGATTCTTAGTATATGTTGCTGGATTTTACTATAATAACGGAAACTATCGTGGTTTTGGAGATTCAAAAATCATTCCTAGCGTCAGTGCG GAGAAAATTGATGCATTGGTGCGTTCAGCTGAAGCCGGAAAATCCTCACCACTATTCATTAGCACGTGGGAGGCGGTGAAACCGTTAGTGTGTTCACTTGAAGAAAATCAACTGCACTTAGGCTTTGGAAATAAG GGTGTAACTTGCTACCACAGCGAAAATATTACGAAAGAAGATGCGGAGAAGATTGATAGATATCTTAAA GCTAAGCACGTCGAGTCGTGGAACACTAGACTCTTTAAAGATTCAGAGAAGAGAAACGGTAAAACCCTATACAGGATCAAGTTGGCTAGCAGCAAAACAG ATGGGGCCtcagaagaagaatttgaagatttcACTGTGCTCACTGAGCGCGGGGATTACTCCCCGTTGATGACTCGGGCGTGCGCGTGGCTACAGAAG GCAGAAAAATCGGCAGCAAATGAtaatcagaagaaaatgatcTCCAAATATATAGAGCATTTTACTGAAGGCGACATTAAGCATCATAAG GATGGTTCACGTTTCTGGATTAAGGATGTCGAGCCAGTTATTGAAAGCTACATAGGCTTTATCGAGAACTACCGTGATCCAGCCGGGACGCGTAGTGAATTCGAAG GCTTTGTCGCATGTGTAAATAAAGAAACatcacaaaaattcaaaacactgGTGCAAAGAGCTGAAGAGATACTGAAGAGATTACCGTGGGGAAAAGCATACGAAAAAGaccattttttaaag CCAGATTTCACAGCATTGGATGTGTTGGCCTTTGCATCCAGTGGACTTCCATCGGGAATTAATATTCCTAACT ATGATGATATCCGTCAAAATGAAGGTTTCAAGAACGTTTCGCTTGGAAATGTCATAGCAGCTACaccaaaacagaaaatgaacttTATTGACCAAGAAGACGAG GACCTTATGCATAAATATCACAAGGACTCGTTTGAAGTGCAAGTCGGATTGCACGAGTTGCTAGGACACGGTAGTGGGAAACTGTTTCAGAGGAATAAGGACGGCACATTCAACTTCGACAAGGATACCAAGGATTTGATCACTGGCGAGCGG GTTTCCAAATGGTATGAGCCCGGCGAAACGTGGTCATCGAAATTTGGTCCCTTATCAAGTGCATACGAAGAATGTCGTGCAGAAGCAGTAGGATACGTGCTATGCTGCGATAAAGATATTTTGGA GATATTTGGCTACAAAGACGAAATGGCTGAAACAGTGAAGTATGTGAATTGGCTGAATGAAATTCGTGCTGGATTACTAGCGCTTGAATTTTACTCACCAGAAGCCAAAAAATGGGGTCAG GCTCATTGTTACGCGCGTTACGTGCTAACTAAGGTATGCTTGGAAGCTGGACAAGGATTTGTGAGCATCACGGAATGTACTGGTGAAGATGGCAAGCCTGATCTGAAGTTCAAGCTTGATCGGACAAAGATTGATTCAGTTGGGCGGCCAGCAGTGAACGCtttcttagctaggcttcaa GCCTACAAGTCTACAGGAGATTTTGAAGGAGGCAGAAAAATGTTCGAGAGTTACGGCAATGTGTCAGAGCAAGAAGTACGATGGCGCGACATTTGCGTAGCTCGACGAAAGCCTCGAAGGTTGTTCGTGCAAGCAAATACCAAGATGGATGACAAAG GTGAAGTCACCTTAAGAACATATGACGCGACTGCAGCAGGCGTTATTCAGTCATTCGTAGAGCGTTATGAACCTAGCGCTATCGATGATCTCGAGCAGT GGCTGCGCAATGTTGGCAAGTGTTGGAGAAATCGTCATGAAAAAGGCGTGTTCAGAGCGTTGGCTGATCTGATGGTATCCCAGGGGAAGATCacgtacaacaccgctactaacttgtgtgccaaaatccgtcgcaaaccgtcggaattcctggaagtg actgtgtacttacaacgcgagaacagtttccacagacgccgacctgctcttctcggagctgcagagcgtatcaaatttcacgtgattgctctgcaggagaccaagtgcagaaggagcgacgtacgacagatgaatgacggtacacttgtcattcgtggagagaaggttccgtcgcgaaatgtaggcggtgttggtttcgttgtgcacccatctgtcgtccatctcgtcgattctcacgagatcctgtcacctcgtctggccattcttcgcctccgccctctgcgccaaaaatccatcagtatcatcaactgctattcaccaacatcagcagctgatgattccgaattggacgcgttttacgaggagctggaggaagtagtccacaacgagaagtccttttacaaattcgttgtcggagacttcaacgcaaaactaggaaaggccacagaagaggaatacaggattggaagatttggactaggggaccggaatgaaaatggcaatcgtctcgccgggctgttgtccgccgctcgcctctttcatgggaactctcttttcatgaaaaaagattatcgtcggtggacatgggaatcgcccaatggcgcgactcgtgcggagatcgaccacatactcaccaaccggaggtggtgtctacttgacgtctcagtagtaccatccttctgtagtggttctgatcaccgtctccttcgtgcgaaaatacgacttagccacacgatggaaaagaacatctgctatcggcaacgaaggagaaaagaagtcgtctacgacgattgcgtactcgaggactccctgtcccaaggtgactggcacatcgaggaggacccaaacgtggactacgagatgttgctcagaggattacgagcctgtgctgaacgtgcctcgaagtcgcgcacgacaaacttggatcgaatttcgaagaccaccaaggaattgttaggaagaagaagggctttgaggcttgatccgaatgcatcgcacattgagcg gcagaagaagattctagaagcagcacaaagaagaacgagtctaaagaagtgccgcagggacctccgcgaatataatattccgctagcaaccttgctgagcgaagacgggactcgcacgtcttctcgtcgtgagatggaagtcattacggagaggttctactcgaaccttttccgttcatcaactcctgtgtcaagcccaatcatccccagtGGCGAtactccaccacggattctcccttcggaagtacgagtcgctatcaagagcatgaaacctggcacagccccggacctgattttatatcagcagactttcttcgggctg aaagaaaggatcccagaccagtggaagacctcgcgaaccgttcttatccataagaaaggtgaccgagaggaccttcggaactaccgtccgatatgcttgctgagcgtgttatacaaagtattcaccaagatcatcctcacacgcatatctaggacgctggatgaagcccagcctcaagaacaagctggattccgccaagg aggtttgccggaataccgcctgccccttgttctaaccttcgtcgactatgagaaagcccttgacagcgtagaaacgaatgcaatactgtcagcgctggtcgatcaaggtgtggacgcgtcgtatgtgaggacattagccaattgctacgaacgatgcacgactaggatacagcttttccaccgccctctcaccatacccattggaaaggg gctcccaaatcgtggaaactccgtcatacgtatacctcggacgttctatgaacatggaaaacgactgaaggaagaactgaatagaagaatgagagcagcatgggcagcattcgcagccgtcagggaagctacggaccaactgacggaccatgatcttcgtgcccatctgttcgactcgacagtccttccagcgctctgttacgcagcggagacgtgggcagacaccgcggccacgtctaggaagctacttactacccacagagcccttgagagatgtctcctgaagtttaaccggcgcacacaacaccttgccggtcttcgtagctccgacttaagaggaatgtcccgtcttcgcgacccagcggaatatgtatcgaaagcaaaacatagatgggccggtcatatcatgagaagaatcgacgatagatggactaaaagaacgctagagtggatcccaagggacgctaaacgcccccgagggagaccgccaacgagatggagtgacgtgttcgctgcacggatggaccagctgagagctcagctggatacggctcaaggacctcgtcaacgtcactcacgaagcttgagaacatcttggatgacaatggcgagggaacgaaacgagtggaagagatgctggggcccgcacgtcgagtga
- a CDS encoding hypothetical protein (NECATOR_CHRI.G1779.T1), with translation MRAAWAAFAAVREATDQLTDHDLRAHLFDSTVLPALCYAAETWADTAATSRKLLTTHRALERCLLKFNRRTQHLAGLRSSDLRGMSRLRDPAEYVSKAKHRWAGHIMRRIDDRWTKRTLEWIPRDAKRPRGRPPTRWSDVFAARMDQLRAQLDTAQGPRQRHSRSLRTSWMTMARERNEWKRCWGPHVE, from the coding sequence atgagagcagcatgggcagcattcgcagccgtcagggaagctacggaccaactgacggaccatgatcttcgtgcccatctgttcgactcgacagtccttccagcgctctgttacgcagcggagacgtgggcagacaccgcggccacgtctaggaagctacttactacccacagagcccttgagagatgtctcctgaagtttaaccggcgcacacaacaccttgccggtcttcgtagctccgacttaagaggaatgtcccgtcttcgcgacccagcggaatatgtatcgaaagcaaaacatagatgggccggtcatatcatgagaagaatcgacgatagatggactaaaagaacgctagagtggatcccaagggacgctaaacgcccccgagggagaccgccaacgagatggagtgacgtgttcgctgcacggatggaccagctgagagctcagctggatacggctcaaggacctcgtcaacgtcactcacgaagcttgagaacatcttggatgacaatggcgagggaacgaaacgagtggaagagatgctggggcccgcacgtcgagtga